From one Lycium barbarum isolate Lr01 chromosome 6, ASM1917538v2, whole genome shotgun sequence genomic stretch:
- the LOC132644179 gene encoding uncharacterized protein LOC132644179, which yields MAKAYTQEEFDKLMGKVEKADFRVAEYLELAGREKVSQLCIELAVEPSTEYLYTVYAAGRSFIVNLENKTCSCRMFQIDEIPCPRAWAVTKKKNLTADDYCSELFKSQTVVKTYDVPVDPLPHEREWKIPTYISEDVVLPSRYKRPPDRPKKKRDKPLVELLLGKKKTCLQYLWTDWTQ from the exons ATGGCAAAAGCATACACACAGGAAGAATTTGATAAGTTGATGGGGAAAGTTGAGAAGGCAGATTTTCGGGTGGCAGAGTATTTGGAATTAGCAGGAAGAGAAAAAG TTAGTCAACTATGCATAGAATTAGCG GTCGAACCATCAACCGAATACTTGTACACAGTCTATGCTGCAGGAAGGAGCTTCATAGTTAACTTGGAAAACAAAACTTGCAGTTGTCGGATGTTTCAAATAGACGAAATTCCATGCCCACGTGCATGGGCTGTCACTAAGAAGAAAAATCTAACGGCTGATGATTATTGTTCTGAATTGTTCAAATCGCAGACCGTGGTGAAGACATATGATGTACCCGTCGATCCTCTCCCTCACGAGCGTGAATGGAAGATTCCTACGTACATATCAGAGGATGTGGTTTTGCCATCAAGATACAAGAGACCTCCTGATAGGCCAAAGAAAAAGCGTGATAAGCCATTAGTTGAATTGCTTCTTGGGAAAAAAAAGACATGCTTGCAGTACCTGTGGACAGACTGGACACAATAG
- the LOC132644178 gene encoding uncharacterized protein LOC132644178 has protein sequence MANYAISNRFNFRAERSNVISYTLVCVSEECDWKFRASSVGKTEMFRVREFRDKHICPLKDKVYSQRHATSWLIGGVVKPKIANHKRKYTPNDIAEDVKNDLGMYVSYMVAWRAKEKAIKDLMGEPSDPYNKLPGYLYIMDKTYPGSQIRMQKSDDNEFLYLFIALYAFIKGFECCRPIVVVDGSHLKTAFNGKFFQQAR, from the exons ATGGCGAATTATGCAATTTCCAACAGGTTCAATTTCCGTGCCGAGAGGTCTAATGTGATAAG CTATACACTAGTATGCGTTTCTGAAGAGTGTGATTGGAAATTCAGGGCATCAAGTGTTGGTAAAACGGAAATGTTCAGAGTTAGGGAGTTTCGTGACAAGCATATATGTCCGCTAAAAGATAAGGTTTATTCACAACGCCATGCGACAAGTTGGTTGATAGGTGGAGTCGTAAAGCCAAAAATAGCCAACCATAAGAGGAAATACACACCTAATGATATAGcggaggatgtcaaaaatgatcTTGGAATGTATGTGTCATACATGGTTGCTTGGCGGGCTAAAGAAAAAGCTATAAAGGATTTAATGGGTGAACCATCGGATCCTTACAACAAATTACCCGGATACCTATACATCATGGATAAAACATACCCGGGTTCACAAATAAGAATGCAGAAATCCGATGACAACGAGTTTCTGTATCTGTTTATAGCACTGTATGCATTTATCAAGGGCTTTGAGTGTTGTAGACCCATTGTGGTAGTAGACGGGAGCCACCTCAAAACAGCATTTAATGGAAAATTCTTTCAGCAAGCACGTTAG